The Solanum pennellii chromosome 7, SPENNV200 DNA segment TTTATAGAATGCCTAATGCAGGCTTTCTTAGGAACCAACTGTAGCTTCACATTCAGCAAGGTAAGGttaataaaatatcaaagtTGGTAGGATGCAGAGAAACAAATGATTTGTATTGTCACTACTTAGTATtagaaaatctggaaaataaaACAAGCTATAGCCGACCAGAATGCTGGCAATTTTTACAGAACCTGTACTTCAGCATTTTGATGGAGATTCGATCTCGCCTGCCATCCTGAATATAGATGCAACGGCAACTTCATTCCAACCTGTAAGCCAGAGGGGCCATCAAACTTTTGAAACCAATACTTCAGCATTTCCTTCaacatttttaatgtttttaaagcCAGAAATCCCCAAGGGCCAGTGACGCATGATTCAACACTCGGTGAATCATGGGCCTCCCTTCTATCCTTCTCAACTTAAAAGTGTTGAATCATGGGCCCTCCCTTCTATCCTTCTCAACCTGGATTTTGCCGGCAAAAAAAAGTTAATGGCGTTTTCCCAGAATACCTCAGCATCTCCTTCACCATTTTCAACACTTACAAAGAAGTTTGATTATATACAAACGGTAGATCACTAAATATTGTACTTCAGAAGAAATGAAGAAACATATTGATTACGATAAAGAGTAACAACATTCAGTGTGCAAGTTCTGAATACCAAATAAGCCTACAAAAAAACTGCAGTGGAAATGCCCATATGATAGAGAACACTTACATTCCATGACCGTCAACATCAAAAGGAGAAGCATAGTCCTTAGTTGCATTAAACACCCCCTTGGTTATAGCAGATGCTGCAAAATGATATGCTCTAAAGGTGAAGAAAACatacttttcattttccaaTAGAAAGTTTATCTGCAAAAGCACACAGATAACTTGGGCTATTTTCAGAGCACCCACCATACATATAGACATTGGTTTCATTGAGAAGCAAAACGAACTCACACACTTTCTAGGTTTCCCAGATAGATATTGTAAGAACCTTCTTTCAGTCAGTGCTTCAGGAATCTTCATCTAGAACAATGGAGAATAAGTCTGGAATATCATGGACTGCTTTCCAAGGCATCAGATTCTGGTGTATAACCATGCTCACACAATCGCGCTGTTAAAGAATTCAATCCAGCATAAATAAGGTTGGCTTCAGGATGTGATTTATCAGCAGTAATAAAGACATGGACACCATTATGAAGTTCAATCCAGCTACAACCAGGTGTCTTCCTTACATTTTGTAGCTTCATAGCATCTCTTATCTCTAATACCTCTTCATAGCGACCAGTCTGTCCATAAACATTTGATAATATGACATAACTTCCACAATGATCTGGTTCAAGATCAAGTACCTGTTTTGCAGCAACCTTAGCAAGATCATCATTACCATGTATACGGCAGGCAGCCAAGAACGCTCTCCATACGACAGAATTGGTCTTAATGGGCATTGTTAATAACAACTCATAAGCAGCTTCAAGCTGCCCAGCACGACCTAGCATGTCAATCACAGAGGTGTAATGTTCAATAGAAGGCACAACACCATATTTAGGCTGCATGTGGGCAAGAAATTCTCTTCCCTGTTTTACAAGCCCTGAATGGCTGCAAGCTGACAAAACCCCAACAAATGTGACATCATCAGGCCTCAATTCTGCCTTACACATATCAGAAAACAATTCTAATGCTTTGATGCCAAATCCATGCATGCCATACCCCTTAATCATAATGTTCCACGATGCCACAtctttgaaattcatcatatcaAAGATCAGCTTAGCTTCACGCATGCTTCCACATTTGGCATACATGTCCAAAATTGCATTGTCAATGTAAGTATCATCATATTCTATGTCAGCAGTATCTTTCCTCAGACCATTAAC contains these protein-coding regions:
- the LOC107026587 gene encoding pentatricopeptide repeat-containing protein At3g14730 isoform X2; the protein is MRLVGVIPDKFTFPCVLKACKNEVDVKKIHGLVFKLGLEVDLFIGSALLHSYLMYRMVDFALDVFEDLPEREDVVLWNAMINGYAQTGGFGSALMVFRWMIEDGVIPNKFSITGVLSALANYGEVYNGKMIHGFVIKKGFDLGVAISNALIDMYGKCSCVADAFEVFQTMDDKDIFSWNSIICVHEQCGNHEGTLGLFKRMLSARVRPDLVTVTTTLPACAHLAALRHGREIHGYMIVNGLRKDTADIEYDDTYIDNAILDMYAKCGSMREAKLIFDMMNFKDVASWNIMIKGYGMHGFGIKALELFSDMCKAELRPDDVTFVGVLSACSHSGLVKQGREFLAHMQPKYGVVPSIEHYTSVIDMLGRAGQLEAAYELLLTMPIKTNSVVWRAFLAACRIHGNDDLAKVAAKQVLDLEPDHCGSYVILSNVYGQTGRYEEVLEIRDAMKLQNVRKTPGCSWIELHNGVHVFITADKSHPEANLIYAGLNSLTARLCEHGYTPESDALESSP